In one Hypanus sabinus isolate sHypSab1 chromosome 11, sHypSab1.hap1, whole genome shotgun sequence genomic region, the following are encoded:
- the LOC132402052 gene encoding KN motif and ankyrin repeat domain-containing protein 4-like isoform X3, whose translation MSEDLQFPDHPADIKLSEMRASKDGAKQSPYSVETPYGFHLDLDFLKYVDDIEKGNTIKKVYIQKKTKQPKYSTLPRNFSISNTQFSSADSHSCGRYGDKCKITSSQAPNNRCKGASIQELFKSSLCNYEPSLSQPKLYDYRSGKTLSNARERFVENGLSPHSWIKPPLLRASSAPVYFKEQSSEEQHQRLPMSQQKLDLSQNDGFSTLGNAVIQENYTITEVAPQLSVEPTEVRQLQQQVKIVQDRSNEMEEQVKTITELKQQVLVLQEEKEQLCIQLKIHQNAMQTSVPESKVDNNGDKANYVTAGNQNSSSVILDGLETVGGQTSLRSKSIASEFLSSDKKFQNEKVINLDDQVKLVSNGTVSVNENLDFHEEIFLNSCVVEDNENRSRDVGIQVTIGDLGLVFVPHSSTEFSIKEPGTIQENQLKGRAQELMLVEETVVPKDNRNIVSSNNLEDPAEHFERKCTQDQTEVPSTITQPRNQSNLGITELEFGLLQPNESKQMCKQDIEPGLQSVTRSIHREECGTNTTHTNLIETRSVGVCTDHIAVNNADVMAVVETSEKATDATVRVCSKAIETDHDSSLRCRCHVSSSEVNKDRSAACDDNSESDSEGLKNIERSFAAGSNATKDNDVECPVAVKCQGSGCEKYESQDAFHDFSQTESQMISTKPELAQSIKTIEGLLCKQQSFLEQNYPELAQNFKKLCSSIGSLSIQLISSLQPSTSSPPMLDQSEKNSAKKNQSEMNSAKKECEPEIKTMHRAEPVSPCSESLDFRADLQLEMCVSDAAVIPSASLKSIMKKNSGNIKSSDSSAKKNLQFIGVNGGYETTSSEDSNSSEGGADSDLEKEGIKKGNQTQHTDNKAELSKDAERTRCEEVHPSSSNAAVTITQHCTKRHESKPSLHLVCQNLKLHLSELGTTEDKGVRQNLRTVQWEWFQISSQKSAALDRVQCFLQELQEMSPDLLYFIVNLADDNQNTALHYSISHSNFHIVKLLLDTGVCNVDHQNKAGYTATMLTSLATVETDEEVAVVMQLLRLGNVNIQASQTGQTALMLAVSYGRTDMVKALLSNGADVNIQDTDGSTALMCASEHGHVEIVKLLLAQPGCNSDLTDKT comes from the exons ATGTCAGAAGATTTACAGTTCCCAGATCATCCAG cCGACATCAAGTTGTCTGAGATGCGTGCCAGTAAGGACGGAGCAAAGCAATCCCCATATTCAGTGGAAACCCCCTATGGATTCCACCTGGACCTGGACTTCCTGAAATACGTTGATGACATAGAAAAAGGAAATACCATCAAGAAGGTTTACATCCAGAAGAAAACCAAGCAACCAAAATATAGCACATTGCCTAGAAATTTCAGTATCAGCAATACTCAATTCTCCTCAGCCGATTCTCATTCTTGTGGAAGGTATGGGGACAAATGCAAGATCACTTCTTCCCAGGCACCCAACAACAGATGTAAAGGAGCCAGCATCCAGGAACTATTTAAAAGTTCTCTGTGTAACTATGAACCATCATTATCACAACCTAAACTGTATGATTACAGATCAGGAAAGACTTTATCTAATGCCAGGGAACGTTTTGTGGAGAATGGACTGTCTCCCCACAGCTGGATAAAACCTCCCCTTCTAAGGGCATCTAGTGCGCCAGTTTATTTCAAGGAGCAGAGTTCTGAAGAACAACACCAAAGACTTCCCATGTCCCAGCAAAAATTAGACCTATCACAAAATGATGGCTTCAGTACACTGGGCAATGCAGTTATCCAGGAGAACTACACCATCACTGAAGTTGCACCACAGTTAAGTGTGGAACCAACTGAGGTCCGTCAGCTACAGCAGCAAGTAAAAATTGTACAGGATAGAAGCAATGAGATGGAAGAGCAAGTAAAGACCATTACTGAACTTAAACAGCAAGTACTTGTGCtacaggaagaaaaagaacaACTCTGTATTCAGTTGAAAATTCATCAGAATGCAATGCAGACTTCTGTCCCGGAGAGCAAAGTTGATAATAATGGAGACAAAGCCAACTATGTCACAGCAGGAAACCAAAACAGTTCTTCAGTCATACTAGATGGATTAGAAACAGTAGGAGGACAGACATCACTCCGGAGCAAAAGTATAGCCTCTGAGTTCCTCAGCTCGGATAAAAAATTCCAAAATGAAAAAGTGATCAACCTTGATGATCAAGTTAAACTTGTTTCAAATGGTACTGTAAGTGTAAATGAAAACCTTGATTTCCATGAGGAAATCTTTCTGAACTCTTGTGTTGTAGAAGACAATGAAAACAGATCGAGGGATGTGGGTATTCAAGTTACCATTGGGGATTTGGGGTTGGTATTTGTACCACACTCCAGCACTGAGTTTTCCATTAAAGAACCAGGAACCATACAGGAAAATCAGCTTAAAGGTAGAGCTCAAGAACTTATGTTGGTAGAGGAAACCGTAGTCCCCAAGGATAATAGAAATATTGTCTCCTCAAATAATCTGGAAGATCCAGCTGAACATTTTGAAAGGAAATGTACACAAGACCAAACTGAGGTACCCAGTACCATTACCCAGCCTAGAAATCAAAGCAATCTAGGTATCACTGAACTTGAATTTGGACTCCTTCAACCAAATGAATCAAAACAAATGTGCAAGCAGGATATTGAACCAGGCCTACAATCGGTCACCAGGTCAATACATCGTGAAGAGTGCGGTacaaacacaacacacacaaatttaaTAGAGACACGCAGTGTAGGGGTCTGTACAGATCACATCGCCGTCAATAATGCAGATGTTATGGCAGTTGTTGAAACAAGTGAGAAAGCGACAGATGCTACGGTCCGCGTATGCAGCAAGGCCATAGAGACTGACCATGACTCATCACTGCGCTGCAGGTGTCACGTAAGCAGTAGTGAGGTAAACAAGGACCGCAGTGCGGCGTGTGATGACAATAGTGAGAGTGATTCTGAGGGTCTGAAGAACATTGAGAGAAGTTTTGCTGCCGGGAGCAATGCTACGAAGGATAATGACGTAGAATGTCCAGTTGCTGTCAAATGCCAAGGCAGTGGGTGTGAAAAATATGAATCCCAAGATGCTTTCCATGACTTCTCTCAGACTGAATCCCAGATGATTTCAACAAAGCCTGAATTAGCCCAAAGTATTAAAACAATAGAGGGTCTTTTATGCAAACAGCAGTCTTTTTTGGAGCAGAACTACCCTGAGTTGGCACAGAACTTCAAAAAACTTTGTTCGAGTATAGGGTCCCTCAGCATTCAGCTGATAAGTTCTCTTCAGCCATCAACTTCATCACCTCCCATGCTTGATCAATCAGAAAAGAACTCTGCTAAAAAGAAtcaatcagaaatgaactctgcCAAAAAAGAGTGCGAACCAG AAATCAAAACCATGCATCGTGCAGAGCCAGTGTCACCATGCTCCGAATCTTTGGACTTCAGGGCTGACCTCCAGCTGGAAATGTGCGTCAGTGATGCAG CTGTGATTCCGTCTGCATCTCTTAAATCTATTATGAAAAAGAACAGTGGAAATATcaaatcaagtgattcttcagCCAAAAAAAATCTTCAGTTTATTGGGGTAAATGGCGG TTATGAAACCACATCAAGCGAAGATTCCAACTCATCAGAAGGAGGTGCAGACAGTGACTTGGAAAAGGAAGGTATCAAGAAAGGAAATCAAACCCAGCATACTGACAACAAAGCAGAATTATCAAAAGATGCAGAGAGAACGAGATGTGAAGAGGTCCATCCATCGTCAAGTAATGCCGCAGTCACTATTACGCAACATTGCACTAAAAG GCATGAATCAAAGCCAAGCTTACACTTGGTTTGTCAAAACCTGAAGCTTCACCTCAGCGAGCTGGGAACCACAGAAGACAAAGGCGTG AGGCAGAACTTGAGGACAGTTCAATGGGAGTGGTTCCAGATTTCCAGTCAGAAATCTGCAGCTTTGGACAGAGTTCAATGCTTTCTCCAAGAACTTCAAGAAATGTCACCAGatctactttactttattgtgaATTTAGCAGATGACAATCAGAACACTGCTCTCCATTACAGTATCTCCCACTCTAACTTTCACATCGTGAAACTCCTACTGGACACAG GTGTGTGCAACGTAGACCATCAGAACAAGGCAGGATACACTGCCACCATGCTCACTTCA